A region of the Apium graveolens cultivar Ventura chromosome 6, ASM990537v1, whole genome shotgun sequence genome:
GCTGTGAAAGTTCTACTACTGGCTAGCGCTATTATATTGGTTATATAAAGTGTTGTTATTGTTGTCAGGAACTTTGCCCGTTGACAAACAAGATGGTAATGGAACTCCACCTGACCATGGGAATACCATGAGGTCTTCTGATCTTCCGAATACGGATGGTCATAGTAAGCTGACTATCTGAACTCCAGTTCTGATAATAATCTGATATGGTGGCTTATTATTTATGTTACTGTTATATGATCCAGGAGATATCCCTGATCTGAATCAGTGTGATGAGTTAAATGATGAAGGTGGAGAAGTTGGAACAGCTGCGATTGTGAGCACTGATTCTGTGGAGAATGAGGATGGTGGAGATGTTGGAACAGCTGCCCTTGTGAGAACCGATTCTACGGAGAATGAGGAGGATATTCCATTTGTTAAGCGTTCTACCTTACGGGAAAGTATCTGTTCCGGTAAAGCCTATATGAAAATGAAACGTAAGCCGCACTTCCAGCCTttagaagaacaggaagaagtaCTCCGCGAGGGATCTGCAATTGGTCTTGTTGTAAGTTTTAATAATCTCGTGGAGAGCGCTTCAAAACTGCAGCCCTCTTCTGACATCTCTGCAATTGAAAGTATTTTGAAAACTCTGGATACGTTCAAACCTCACGGGTTTGATGTTGataaagttgaagaagctctggCCCAACTTAAGTTGAAGAAGCAAAAGCTCGAGGACCTCGAGAAAGACTACATGGAAAAGGAAAGTAAGATATTAAAAATTGTCGAAGAAGGCAAACTTGGCGATGAGGAAATCAGCCAACTCCGCCAGAAGCTTAGTGAGGCTGAACTGAAGAAGGAGAATAGGGAAAAGACCTCTTCGGCATTGCGGTCAGAGCGAGCGGCGGATGCAGAGAACATTCAGAGTATGAACGCCGAATATGAAAAAATTGTTGGTTCCATTTTGTAAATGATAATTTTTCTGTAATGCATATGCACATTAAAATTGATGTTAGGTGAATTTTAGTTGCCCGTTTAGCATAGAAGACTTGTTAAAGAACCAGATCAGGCCCATTCTAGCCTGAGATACGGGGGGCCAAACTTGACTCTACACGTAAACTTTGCTAGTCATACCTGATAAACCAACTTTATCATAACATAACTTTTttttgctacatagatgatactatagtacCTGAGTCTATCCcttgtaaacctagaaggtactgacactgccagaaaagcaagagtgttaaaactctgaatgggatcaagtcatttgacgagatagaggcagtatatctctggagatgcccagctaagcgaatatAAATTGATGTGCGCCATAAACTTGTTCATACGCAATTGTCTTCTGTTTTCTGTTTTTTATCTGTTTTTTTATCGTAGTTAACCTGGAGCCGCTTTCAATTGCGCACTAGATAAAATTTATGGGTCCGTAGATCATGTGAAACAAGATAAACCAAATTTAAATAACAGTCTCTGATTTAGGAagcataatcataaatttttcACCCATGGAATACGAACATGTAACTAAAAAGATAGTTATTCCCTCTTTTTCTTcttttgaattttgaattttttatttttcagtCATCTTTCAATtattttacaatatatttttttacaaatgcaatttttttttttttgctaagtaaGTATATGTTAAGAAACGAAAAAACAAGGGATTAACCCAAGCTCTATGACAAGCCATAGAGGGGAACTATCTATAACCAATCTACAAGCAGATTGGAGATAGAAAGCAAACAAAATATCAAAATATCAAGTCAGGCCTACTACAAACTATCTTAGTAAACTTTAGAGATCCAGATAATCTAGCTTTAAAATCAACCATAATCCCATCAAAAAGCTGTTGTGGACCAAACCATTCTTTATCATGAGCTCGAGAATTTCGTTCCCTCCAGATGTGATAACAAAAGATCTGTAAGCAATATAAAGAGAGAGCTCGCAGAGGCCTATCAGAAATCTGAAGAGCCAGCTCCAAACAGTGAAGCCAAGAGTCACCAAAAATATGCACCTTCAAAACGTGAGAAATCATCCCAAGCACACAAGCACTATAAGGACAATGCCTAAGAATATGATTATCTGTTTCAGTACCTCCAATGCACAAGTAACACAGTTGAGTGCTAGTAATGCCAAAGCGAGCTAGACGAGCAAGAGTAGGGAGACGTCCATGACAAGCCACCCATTGATGATGCGCATAGCGATAAATCACAAGTTTGTTCCAAACTGCAGGAGCCCAAGAGACCTCATGCTCCTTGTTCCTAAGAGAATTCCAAATATCCCAGTTTGTTACCTTAGTTACATCAACACCTGCCCAAAGAATTTTGTCTTCTCTATCAAGATGCACCTCCGGGAAATTAAATCGATCAAGCCAACGAAGAATAAGAGGGTCGATATGATGATGCCTAGAGTTGGGCCTAGGCAAAACCCAGGTACCAGAATGAAGCAAAACACTAACCATTGCATTGCTAGTTAACCTACATTGACGAATGATTGGAGAATATAAAGTGGAGGCCAAACAGATGCCTTCCCACCAGGGGTCAAACCATAAAGAGGTAGATCACCCATTCCCGATAGCATAGGTAATGAATTGAAGAACAGTAGTGCAAGATTTGAggatcttcttccatatccaagATGAATCAGTAGGAATATGCATGATCCAGAAGTGTTTATTGCGAAGCAGAGTTGCATGAACCCAGTTAGACCACAAACTATTGTGTTTAGTGATAATCTTGAGTAAATGCCCCAAAATTTGAGCACGATTCCAATCAATCATGTTCTTAACTCCAAGGCCCCCTTCCTCCTTTGGCAGGCAAACTGTTGTCCAAGCTATCTTGGCACTACCTTTTTGATTGATGTTTCCTCTCCAAAGAAAACGAGTTAACAGAGATTGAATATGGGCATGTACAGCAGTAGGAAGCATGAAGTGGTTGCACTAGTAAGCCTGAATAGCTGTGAGAACAGATTTGATAAGACGAACTCTACCAGCAAAAAAAAGCAATAGAGAAGTCCAAGAATTGATCCTAGCAGAGAGCTTGTCAATGAGAAGAATGCAGTCATTAATGCACAGTTAAGCAGAGATGAGAGGCACTCCAAGAAATTTAACTGGAAGGGAACCTCGAGGAATACCACAGGTAGTATCAAACCAAAGTAAAAAATCTGCAGAGGCATTACAAATAAAACTAGAGCTTTTATGTACGCTTGGGGTAAGGCCACTCATCGAAGAGAAGAGAACAATGTTATCCATGATATGCTTGACTGAATCGACATTAGCATGAGCAAAAAACTAAACATCATCCGCAAAAACCAAATGAGTGATGTCCATATGTTTACACTTGAAATGGTATTTAAAGTTAGGGGGCATGGGTTTCAGTAAACAAGATAACACATTCATACATATGGTGAACAAATAGGGTGACAGGGGGTCACCTTGACGAATGCCTTGAGCACCAGCAAAATAACCATGCACAATACCATTAAGTTTCACAGAGAATTTAGGAGTGCATATGCACGCTTTGATCCAGAAAATGAAAGTGGCATTGAACCCCATCTTCTCTAAAGAGGCAAGAACAAAAGACCATTGCAACGAATTAAAGACCTTGTGTAAGTCAATTTTGAGAGCACACGGCGGAGCACCTGTACCCTGTCATAACCTCTAAAAAGTTCTTGAGCCAAGAGAACATTATCTGAGATAACTCTACCAGGTATGAAAGCACTCTGAGCAACATCAATAAGAGAGGGGAGAACTGTCTTCAAACAAGAAGCAAGGATCTTGGAGACACACTTGTAAAAAATAGTGCAAAAGGATATAGGACGAAAGTCTTTCATTTGTGTAGGAGTTTGAATCTTAGGTATCAAAGCAATGAAGGTAGAATTATGCACAGAGTGCTTAGTACTAGTCTCAAAGAAAGCATGCACAACTTCACAAAAAGAAGGCCCGCTGATATGCCAAGTTGCCAAGAAGAACTCAACATTCAGACCATCGGGGCCCGGCGCcctgttcttcttcatcttctttaaAGTGGAATGAATAAGATCATTCGTAACTAGAGCCTCTAATTGATAAGATTGAGCTTCTGTGATGGTGGGGCATTGAATGCTCGAGAGATTAGCATCAACACAAGGAGAGGCCTTCCCCAAGAACTCCGTGAAATAGTTAACTGAAACAGTAGCACAATTGGCTTGACCATGCACCAAGCCCATTGAATCCTCAATCTTTAAAAGACTGCATCTCCGGGGTCCAATGCTCTCTACCTCCAGAAACCTCATTTAAAGACAAAATACAGTTAAAATCCCCCAAGACACACCAAGGCATGAGACAAGTGCCGAGAGAGCTCAAATGAGACCAAATAGCATGTCTATCCGCACCATCATTGAAAGCATAAACAAAAGTCACCAAAAAATGAATATCTTTCTCAATAAAATGAGCATTGCAAGTAATATGTTGAGCTGAGCTAGAGTGCAAAGTAATGTCCCAAACATCTGGATTCCAGCCAACCCAAACAAGACCATTATAATGGTAGTCATAATTAAACAACCACTTTCAAGCTCTATTAATCTTTTTTGAAATACAAACTGCATTATGTAACTTGACTTTGGTTTCTAACACACCTATAAAATCTAAATGATTATCTAAAATAAACTTAATCAACTCATTCTGGTGGGGGCTCTTATTTAGCCTACGCACATTCCATGaggagaacctcatctaagtcTGCGAAGAATAGCTGATTGCCcccacccccccccccccccagCTTGGGGCTCTTCCTGTTTACAACCAATGTGAAGCCATCCTCATCAGTAATAGCTTTAGAGTGTGGTTTAGGGATGTTAGGTTTAGGTGTTGAAACACCAAGCCCAATGGCCACCTCCCTATGCACCGGTGTCTCCTCAACAGTAGTAGTAGTGCTTTTACTTCTGGTTCTCTTCCTTCCAGAGGTGGAAAGGTCAACAATTAGTCCTTCTGCAATAAGCTCCATATACCTTGGCAAAGCCTCAGTATCTTCATCCTGGGCATCATGCTCAATTGTGTCAAGGGGAGGAGCCTGCACAGTGGGCCTTGCATCAAAGTTCTCCAAATCATCCTCAAGGACATGATTAACTTGTTTGGGCTCATTAATCTGAATATCATCTCCATGTTGGTCATCATCAAGAACCACATCACACCCTGCAAGTTCACCAATGATAGTGGGATTAATATCATCAACAAGAGGCGTCTCAAAACCTTTGTCACCCACAAGTTGAGCAGTCTCTGCGCACCACTCATCAGTCTGGGGCTCAATTGTGACTCCATTAGATGGAGGTTCCATTTTTGGCCCGTTTATGCGAGGCTGCGTCCCAACCCCGGATCTATTTCTGGCTCGAGGCGCAGGCCTCACAACATCAGGGTTATTAGCACAACGAGATAGAGAATGGCCAAAAGTTTTGCACAAGCTACATGAGAAAGGTAGATGTGAGTACATGACTAACACTTTGACAAGGTCTTCCTTTCCTTCATGATCTAACACAGAAACCCAAACAAAATCAGGTCGCGGAGCAGCATACGATAACTGAACCTGAACCTGTGCAAACTTCATTGGTTCAAATCTAGAGGTATTATCATCAAATTTGAGTGGCACCCCCACTGCTTTAGCAATAAAACTCAGACCTTCAGGAGACCAGTAAGAGTGTGGAATATCTACCAGTTTAATCCAACAAGGCACCGTATGAATAACATTTCTCTTAAATTGGTTCCCCTCCATCCAAGGCACCGGGCTTTGACCGGATCAGGCCGGGCCAGATTTTCGGGCCCGAGCTTTTTGTGCATCTCTGGTATAGAGTGAGTGAGTATAGGAGCTGAGATGAAGGTCGGAAGGAAATACAATTAGAAGAAAGAGAGGGAAGGACTGCTGGATAATAGCATGCACTGGATATTAGATCTGTGTAATAGCTAGGCGGGAAAATGAAATTCTAGAGAGAAGGAGGAGCTTCTCACTCTAGAAAACATTCCAACTGTCGATACAACCAGATGGTAAAACAAATAATATACTAAAACtagttagatgatttgtttcctgatcgtttaacacataaaatttaaaaattcttgaagctaaaaacgaaatcaaagacccacgagcagaggtcgtcaaggtccacgaacatcAAACCCAATACGGCTGGAAAAAATAGAGACATGACGTCCAACATAGACACTAACTCCTGCAAGGAAGAATCTAGGAATCACTTGCCTTACAAGAttcctaattaccatctaagttgAAGACTTGTCTACCAAGTCTTACAACAccagtctaaccctagactcacctctatataaagagTTTTACCCCCTCAATTTAGAACTACATTTTGCCTtaattctctacaacacagagatatgtaggcatcttgcGAGAACAACTAGTCTTCACTGTGAGAACATCCATTAAAACTCGAAATTCACAAATCCTAACATTAAATACTAACAAACCCTAGTTTTTATTACACAacaaatatataattaataaattttaaattttaaattttgaattttgaatttaaaagtATCATTATTACATCAATTTGTATGAATTGTCAAATTGAACTTTTCGGAGAGTTGTTAAATCAAATTTGCAGTGACCTGTCAACTTTAACCTTTCAATGAATTATCATTTTTAATTTCTCAGTATATAGTCACtttaaataattatatcattGAATTAACTTCCGCCGCAGTTGTATAATTCAACAAACTCATCAACTTagttttctaaaaaaattattgaaaTGAGTTCTATATATTCATAAcactaatttttttatataacaGATGAATAATTCTTTTCTTTAAACGAAATTGTAAGACCAAATGCTATATATAACCTGAGGGGTGTAGATGATAATCAAGATTATCATCCTGAGTCAGAAACTTATGAATCTGAAGGTGATGAAGCATACAATGAAGAGGAAGATTATTCAGATCATAGCACCGACAACGACGATGAACATTTTTCAATTGCTCCATAGTTTACAACTCAAGAAATCAATGTCCCGTCAGGTAATTGTTCAAATGTTAATCCACTTGACGATGACTTATTTGAAGGTCAAAATTTTACAGACAAGAAAACTGTAATAAGTGCTATAAAATAATTCACCTGAAAAATTCAAGAAATTATCATGTATTAAAAAGTGATACAACACAATATGAGGCAAAATGTGTTGTGAAAATTGTCTATGGGAAATTCGTGTTATGAAATCAAAGTGATCTGTTTTTTTGTAACCATTAAATTACCTTAAAAACATAACTGTATTTTGGGAACAATTCAAATAAATCATAAGTAAGTTACATCCAGAATAATTGCAGATGTAATTAAATATGAAGTAAGTATAACACAGGTAGATATGTCAACAACGTGGGTCATATATATTTCCTGAAAAGTAGGTAGCATTATTATAGTGTTTAAGTATGTGCGCAAAGATTAttgtaaaaatatttacttatatatttttcttttacCTTTATTGCAAAACCGGATATCCGGTCCGGTTTTAAAATTCAAACCGGATATCCGGTTTTTCGGATCGCTAAAATTACATTCCGTATCCGGATCCGATTTAACCGGATATCCAGATATTCGGATATCCGATTAAACTGGACCGGAAATCGGATTATCCGGATCCATTTaaaacttttatttaaaaaaaaaatacaaTTTACGGGATAAGTATACATATTCGAGTTGTCAAATTAATGATGCATGAAACTATACTTTTGTCATCATATTATTAGTCGGGACAAATGGTGACAcgtaaattaatttaatataaagaTCGATTGTAAATTAGCGAATATGGTCAATATTAACATATTTCTTAGTGCACACTTATATTAAATTTGTTACTATCTAGTTTTCAGGATACTCGTCAGACATAAATTATTATTTCTTATTATCACTTATGTCAAATCTGCAAGTATGGTCAATGTAAACTTGTTAACATTGATATTATACACTCATATCAAATTTGTTGATGATACCAACGAAGGAATGATGAGTCAATTAGATATTAAACTGAAATTTTGAAAATCCTGGAGAGAAACAACCATAATGttactaaatattttttttaaaaaaaatctaaaatatatataatttatcatgtattatacatataattttttttattaataaaagtGAAAACCGGATCGGATCCGGATATCCGGTTTTATGAAAAGTTGTGATCCAGATCCGAATCCGAATTCATATAAAAAAACCGGATCGGATATCCGGTCCGAATTATTCGGATCAGATATCCTAATTATCGGATTTTTTAAATCGGATACCGGATCGGAAATTCGGATAATCCGATTTTCGGATTTTATTGCTCACCCCTAGCATTATTATAGTGTTTAAGTATGTGCGCAAAGATTAttgtaaaaatatttacttatatatttttcttttacCTTTATCGAGAGGAATTGTTTGTCGAATTTTTTTGTCAAATTCTTTGGTTCAAAGCATCCTTCCACTATAATCGTAAAAAAACAACATTCAACTCCATTGACTTTTGAACCTTttctttttatgtttttacaCTTGAATTCTAGTTTTTTAATCTTTTGACATAATAAAATAATttcttaattaataaaattaaaaagtaTTAGCTAAAATAATTTTGGACCATAGGCCAAAATTCAACTTTTACCGCGATAACTTAGaatcaattttttaaaaatatttaccaCCCCAAATGTGAAATGTTTAGTTTAAGAATATTATATCCTTCGAATATAATAAGTGTAACAGACTTCTAATCCAAAAGTTTGGTCAACAAAATAATCTCAACCGTTGTTCTAATATAATAAAAAACAGTCGGTTCGGAATATATCTATTTAAAAtagatatatttttaatataatcatAAACAGAAAACGATTACTGAAACACAAATTACGATACAATATCCTAATTAAAATATGATTAGAAATCTAAGCACTcatcataaatataaaaaattacaCTGTTCTCCTAATATTCAAAAACCAAAATATAATATAATGATACAATAGTAGAttgaatataatttaatattttataaaatatatttgtaaattaATTTCTCATCcgtatattttttaatatatgcATATTTGTTACAAGATATTacaaaaaatagtaaaaaataaaaataatattgcAACAGTGCCATAAATAaccaaaatatttaaaaaattaaaaaaacaatattacaacacattaaaaaaatttgaaaaatcaaAAAGTAAAACTTAAAAAGTCGTGTATCACACAATATAAACTAGATAACTGGCGTGATGAATATTTTCACACAAATCACGTGAGTTTAAAAcattttataatattaaattttaaaaataaatctgttaATAAAATAAGATTATATACATAAAAATATCATGTATTACACTTATTTTTTTGAACCTGAGTAATTCATCATAAAGGCCCGCAATTCTATCGGGCATGCAATAATATCAAGTTAGTATCCAGTAGAATTCCAACAGTGTGGTAAGGTATCCATTAATTTTCCAACCCCGTAAATGACGTCCATCAAAATCATCatctaaatttataaaattcgGTAAACAGATGTCGA
Encoded here:
- the LOC141664202 gene encoding uncharacterized protein LOC141664202 isoform X3, whose protein sequence is MLTRQSANSNRLETMAEELQSESENCPASSGEHWSAKKNNVEKVNNCSGKKRGRPKKHIGERSTGANVDMNDSRVGNEIPKIGDFHPSGKDLILPPLSCRKQPRNGVKKHNGMLRKTEKTPMLEGQEDVTQYQGTLPVDKQDGNGTPPDHGNTMRSSDLPNTDGHRDIPDLNQCDELNDEGGEVGTAAIVSTDSVENEDGGDVGTAALVRTDSTENEEDIPFVKRSTLRESICSGKAYMKMKRKPHFQPLEEQEEVLREGSAIGLVVSFNNLVESASKLQPSSDISAIESILKTLDTFKPHGFDVDKVEEALAQLKLKKQKLEDLEKDYMEKESKILKIVEEGKLGDEEISQLRQKLSEAELKKENREKTSSALRSERAADAENIQSMNAEYEKIVGSIL
- the LOC141664573 gene encoding uncharacterized protein LOC141664573, which encodes MGFNATFIFWIKACICTPKFSVKLNGIVHGYFAGAQGIRQEFVLSNLFSQLFRLTSATTSCFLLLLTSNAMVSVLLHSGTWVLPRPNSRHHHIDPLILRWLDRFNFPEVHLDREDKILWAGVDVTKVTNWDIWNSLRNKEHEVSWAPAVWNKLVIYRYAHHQWVACHGRLPTLARLARFGITSTQLCYLCIGGTETDNHILRHCPYSACVLGMISHVLKVHIFGDSWLHCLELALQISDRPLRALSLYCLQIFCYHIWRERNSRAHDKEWFGPQQLFDGIMVDFKARLSGSLKFTKIVCSRPDLIF